From the Deinococcus detaillensis genome, one window contains:
- a CDS encoding tetratricopeptide repeat protein — protein MPKPVLNKRLLTTLAALLLGQTLAAGLPDAQALLDQGKWQDAASTASSLKTAEGYALAAQSYTLGAALLPDNQKKAQFQKAQDLAKQAISLDAKSANAHFELARADGRLAQYSGILQSLGLAGEVKRELDTAIDLNKNLAAAYVALGLWNAELTAKGFIATRATGADRSEIAPNFEKAIALEPNNPSHKMEYANALILQNNKTAAAAQLQKMVALPADTFWAKRDLEASKAKLASLR, from the coding sequence ATGCCCAAACCCGTGCTCAACAAACGCCTGCTGACCACCCTCGCCGCCTTGCTGCTGGGCCAGACCCTCGCCGCCGGCTTACCTGACGCCCAGGCGCTCCTCGACCAAGGCAAGTGGCAAGACGCCGCCAGCACGGCGAGCAGCCTCAAAACCGCCGAGGGCTACGCGCTGGCCGCTCAGTCGTACACCCTCGGCGCGGCGCTGCTGCCCGACAACCAGAAAAAGGCCCAGTTTCAAAAAGCGCAAGACCTCGCCAAGCAGGCTATTAGTCTTGACGCCAAAAGCGCCAACGCCCACTTTGAGCTGGCCCGCGCCGATGGCCGATTGGCGCAGTACAGCGGCATTTTGCAGAGCTTGGGCCTGGCCGGTGAAGTCAAGCGCGAGCTGGACACTGCCATTGACCTGAATAAAAATTTGGCCGCAGCTTACGTGGCGCTGGGCTTATGGAACGCCGAGCTGACCGCCAAGGGCTTTATCGCCACCCGCGCCACTGGCGCTGACCGAAGCGAGATCGCTCCCAACTTCGAAAAAGCCATCGCGCTGGAACCCAACAACCCCAGCCACAAGATGGAATACGCCAACGCGCTGATTTTGCAAAACAACAAAACCGCCGCCGCTGCCCAACTTCAAAAGATGGTCGCCTTGCCCGCCGACACCTTCTGGGCAAAGCGCGATTTGGAAGCCAGCAAAGCTAAACTCGCCAGCTTGAGGTAA
- a CDS encoding dienelactone hydrolase family protein has protein sequence MLNLKISAAVLALTAFSLAGAAGQNLDVMSGGKAYQSYLSAPEGTQKKPAVILIHSFNGLEQGYKDLTDEMAAAGYVTLALGWQTFEKQPSDDTVKALIEDGLKVMAGRSDVDMNRVGLTGFCAGGRYTMLFLPQMPQFKSGVAWYGFPDMGGTATQPKTPAELIGQLERPLLILHGSKDQPSPVASIYEYAKKLDAAGKNFKLVVYQGAPHGFLLKDSKIDDSYSSKDGRRAMLNYFSDTLK, from the coding sequence ATGCTGAATCTCAAAATTTCCGCCGCCGTTCTCGCCCTGACCGCCTTTTCGCTGGCCGGAGCTGCCGGACAAAACCTAGACGTGATGAGCGGCGGCAAAGCTTATCAAAGCTACCTTTCTGCACCGGAGGGGACGCAGAAAAAGCCCGCCGTGATTCTGATTCATTCGTTTAACGGCTTGGAGCAGGGTTACAAAGACCTGACCGACGAGATGGCGGCGGCGGGTTACGTGACGCTGGCCCTCGGCTGGCAGACCTTCGAGAAGCAGCCAAGCGACGACACCGTGAAAGCGCTGATCGAAGACGGCCTCAAGGTCATGGCGGGCCGCAGCGACGTGGATATGAACCGCGTGGGCTTGACCGGCTTCTGTGCGGGCGGGCGCTACACCATGCTGTTTTTGCCACAGATGCCCCAGTTTAAGTCTGGTGTGGCGTGGTACGGCTTCCCCGATATGGGAGGCACGGCCACTCAGCCCAAAACGCCCGCCGAGTTGATTGGGCAACTTGAGCGCCCCCTGCTGATTTTGCACGGCAGCAAAGATCAGCCCAGCCCGGTGGCCAGCATCTACGAATACGCCAAGAAGCTGGACGCGGCGGGCAAGAATTTCAAACTGGTGGTGTACCAGGGTGCGCCGCACGGCTTCTTACTCAAAGACAGCAAAATCGATGACAGCTACTCCAGCAAAGATGGACGCCGCGCCATGCTCAACTATTTCAGCGACACACTGAAGTAG
- a CDS encoding ArsC/Spx/MgsR family protein, with the protein MPEITVQMFGLKKSAATRAAERFFKERRVKVHFVDLATKPISKGELARFQQKFGSNGVLDKESKAYEDSGLPYLRLSEEGLLSKLADFPAALNLPLVRGGKVLSVGEDKASWAKMLES; encoded by the coding sequence ATGCCCGAGATAACGGTTCAAATGTTCGGCCTCAAGAAGTCGGCGGCCACCCGCGCCGCCGAGCGCTTTTTCAAGGAGCGGCGCGTCAAAGTGCATTTCGTGGATCTGGCCACCAAGCCGATCAGCAAAGGCGAGTTGGCGCGTTTTCAGCAAAAATTCGGCTCCAATGGAGTGCTGGATAAGGAAAGCAAAGCTTACGAGGATTCCGGCTTGCCTTATCTGCGCCTTTCCGAAGAAGGGTTGCTCTCCAAACTGGCCGACTTTCCCGCCGCGCTCAACTTGCCTTTGGTGCGCGGCGGCAAGGTGCTGTCAGTGGGCGAAGACAAAGCGAGCTGGGCGAAGATGCTGGAGAGCTGA
- a CDS encoding 2,3-bisphosphoglycerate-independent phosphoglycerate mutase — protein sequence MIETIRELAKKTDEKILMVVLDGIGGLPMDPGGDTELAAAKTPNMDVLARESQLGQVELVGAGITPGSGPGHLSLFGYDPLKFVVGRGALSAVGIGVKLSAGDVAVRGNFATLEGDRIIKDRRAGRPSDEKNAEIVAKLKGVIQNIDGIPVEIYTESEHRFVVVFRAQGTSLGANLSDVDPQDTGVQPMIAVAHDEASQTTAALVNSFVTQAEAALKDEQQVNGVLFRGYSDVPHFPSFDDIYKLRAACIASYPMYKGLASLVGMDVLEVKGEEDALNGKVEALKTAWGEYDFFYFHIKKTDSTGEDGDFKAKVKKIELFDALLPELLALEPDVICIVGDHSTPSKLATHSWHPVPLLIRSKYGRKDLAQRYTEDESLKGSLALRKGTEIMPLLMANALKLQKYGA from the coding sequence ATGATCGAGACCATTCGTGAACTGGCCAAGAAGACCGACGAAAAGATTTTGATGGTGGTGCTGGACGGCATTGGCGGCTTGCCGATGGACCCGGGCGGCGACACCGAGTTGGCCGCTGCCAAGACCCCCAACATGGACGTGCTGGCGCGTGAGTCCCAACTCGGCCAAGTTGAACTCGTCGGCGCGGGTATTACCCCCGGCTCCGGCCCCGGCCACCTGAGCTTGTTCGGCTACGATCCTCTGAAGTTCGTGGTGGGGCGCGGAGCGCTCAGCGCGGTGGGCATCGGCGTCAAGCTCAGTGCCGGTGACGTGGCGGTGCGCGGCAATTTCGCCACCTTGGAGGGCGACCGGATCATCAAAGACCGCCGCGCCGGACGCCCCAGCGACGAGAAGAATGCCGAGATCGTTGCCAAGCTCAAGGGTGTCATTCAGAATATTGACGGCATTCCGGTGGAAATCTATACCGAGAGCGAACACCGTTTCGTGGTGGTCTTCCGCGCTCAGGGCACGTCGCTGGGCGCGAACCTCAGCGACGTTGACCCGCAGGACACCGGCGTGCAGCCGATGATTGCCGTGGCCCACGATGAAGCCAGTCAGACGACGGCGGCGCTGGTCAACAGCTTTGTGACGCAGGCCGAAGCCGCCCTCAAAGACGAGCAGCAGGTCAATGGGGTGCTGTTCCGGGGCTATTCGGACGTGCCGCACTTTCCCAGCTTCGACGACATCTACAAGCTGAGGGCCGCCTGCATCGCCTCCTATCCGATGTACAAGGGCCTGGCCTCGCTGGTCGGCATGGACGTGCTGGAAGTCAAGGGCGAGGAAGATGCGCTGAACGGTAAAGTCGAAGCGCTTAAGACAGCTTGGGGCGAGTACGATTTCTTTTATTTTCACATCAAAAAGACCGACTCGACCGGCGAAGACGGCGACTTCAAAGCCAAGGTCAAAAAGATCGAGTTGTTCGACGCGCTCTTGCCTGAGTTGCTGGCGCTGGAGCCGGACGTGATTTGCATCGTGGGCGATCACAGCACGCCCAGCAAGTTGGCGACCCACTCGTGGCATCCGGTGCCGCTGCTGATTCGCAGCAAGTACGGGCGCAAAGACTTGGCCCAGCGCTACACCGAAGACGAATCGCTCAAGGGCAGTCTGGCGCTCCGCAAAGGCACCGAGATCATGCCCCTCTTGATGGCCAACGCGCTGAAGTTACAGAAATACGGAGCGTAA
- a CDS encoding PadR family transcriptional regulator — protein sequence MEANLFKGNLDLIVLSVLEGGERYGLEIGKEVDARTDGYLTLNAGSLYPALHRLEKQGWVLAEEKAPPRGGPQVRYYTLTPTGAAELKRRRDAYQIFDQALRALW from the coding sequence ATGGAAGCCAATTTGTTCAAGGGCAATTTAGACTTGATCGTGCTGAGCGTGCTGGAGGGCGGCGAGCGCTACGGCCTGGAAATCGGCAAAGAAGTGGACGCCCGCACGGACGGGTATTTGACACTCAATGCCGGAAGTCTGTACCCCGCTCTGCACCGCCTGGAAAAACAAGGTTGGGTGCTGGCTGAGGAAAAAGCCCCGCCCAGAGGTGGCCCGCAGGTGCGCTACTACACCCTGACCCCCACTGGAGCAGCCGAGCTCAAGCGCCGCCGCGACGCCTACCAGATTTTTGATCAAGCGCTGCGGGCGTTGTGGTAA
- a CDS encoding SAM-dependent methyltransferase, producing MSLPLSSVSPFPQQALASSRQIVSLLFGPPSRRSFHVRYWDGSQEGPAGSTPATVTLTSPASLRRMLWPPSDLALGEAFIFGDFDVEGSLEHVLAQAVQIGDQLLRPAVAARVVAALLSLPDTKRPTPNLNFDDTSKTHSKERDAHAIRYHYDIGNDFYKLWLDERMVYSCAYFKTEHDTLEQAQTTKLDRICKKLRLQPGERLLDIGCGWGGLAIYAAQHYGVTVTGITLSPSQAEVARERAEAAGVGDKVKIEIRDYRDLSASTRYDKVASIGMFEHVGRAKMPKYFAQIYKLLRPGGLLLNHGIVKEIAPNFIHWGFGTVERYLNAHSFLQNYVFPDGELRRLSEVNLRAEQAGFEIRDAENMREHYALTLRQWVMRLEDHHAEILARGLADEVTYRIWRLYMAGSAQSFTAGRIGVVQTLLAKPLPSGEVNLPLGRADIEA from the coding sequence TTGTCTTTACCACTTTCTTCAGTGAGTCCGTTTCCCCAGCAGGCCCTCGCCTCCTCGCGCCAGATCGTGAGCTTGTTGTTCGGCCCGCCAAGTCGGCGCAGCTTCCACGTGCGCTACTGGGACGGCAGCCAGGAAGGCCCAGCCGGAAGCACGCCCGCGACGGTGACGCTGACTTCGCCGGCTTCGCTGAGGCGAATGCTGTGGCCGCCTTCGGATTTGGCGCTGGGCGAAGCGTTTATTTTCGGCGACTTCGATGTGGAAGGCAGCTTGGAGCACGTGCTGGCGCAGGCCGTGCAAATCGGCGATCAGCTGCTGCGGCCCGCCGTCGCGGCGCGGGTGGTGGCGGCGCTGCTGAGTTTGCCCGACACCAAGCGCCCCACTCCGAATCTGAACTTTGACGACACCAGCAAAACCCACTCCAAAGAGCGTGACGCCCACGCCATCCGTTATCACTACGACATCGGCAACGACTTTTACAAGCTGTGGCTCGACGAGCGCATGGTGTATTCCTGCGCTTACTTCAAAACCGAACACGACACGCTCGAACAAGCCCAGACCACCAAACTTGACCGCATCTGCAAAAAGCTGCGTCTTCAACCCGGCGAGCGCCTACTCGACATCGGCTGCGGCTGGGGCGGGCTGGCGATTTACGCCGCGCAGCATTACGGCGTCACCGTCACCGGGATTACGCTGAGTCCGTCGCAGGCCGAGGTGGCGCGGGAGCGGGCTGAGGCGGCGGGCGTGGGCGACAAAGTCAAGATCGAGATTCGGGATTACCGCGATTTATCCGCCTCCACGCGCTACGACAAAGTTGCCAGTATCGGCATGTTCGAGCATGTCGGGCGGGCCAAGATGCCGAAGTATTTCGCCCAGATCTACAAGCTGCTCCGGCCCGGCGGCTTGCTGCTCAATCACGGCATCGTCAAAGAAATTGCCCCCAACTTTATTCACTGGGGCTTTGGAACGGTCGAGCGCTATCTCAACGCCCACTCCTTTTTGCAAAACTACGTGTTTCCCGACGGCGAACTGCGGCGGCTGAGCGAAGTCAATTTGCGGGCCGAGCAAGCTGGTTTTGAAATCCGCGACGCCGAAAACATGCGCGAACACTACGCCCTGACCCTGCGCCAGTGGGTGATGCGCCTCGAAGACCACCACGCCGAGATTCTGGCGCGTGGCCTGGCCGACGAAGTGACGTACCGCATCTGGCGCTTGTATATGGCTGGAAGCGCTCAGTCATTCACGGCGGGCCGCATCGGCGTGGTGCAGACCCTGCTGGCCAAACCTCTGCCGAGCGGCGAGGTGAACTTGCCGCTCGGCAGAGCCGACATCGAGGCCTGA